Proteins from a single region of Aureibacter tunicatorum:
- a CDS encoding diacylglycerol/lipid kinase family protein, which yields MQGNSDNLLFVVNPIAGGQDKEPFYKALSKIVQRHKFNYSMFHTTGEDQDEVEILQLLDTGQFAKIVAVGGDGTVRMIANLIKGRKESMGIVPFGSANGLATELMISTDPLQALEVIVSKGVVKAVDLLMINEKHYCLHLSDVGINAQLIKRFEEDSKRGFLAYAKQFFKTLPSSKKIRYSIIADGVEFKGSAFMIVFANAQKYGTGAIVNPHGKLDDGKFEICILKTLTAMTLLRSFASIFIPDKVDMSDMKFIQCAEAEVTFRKNKPQTFQIDGELMEETTSLTMKSLKNILNLIVPDDAQMLESSFV from the coding sequence ATGCAAGGTAATTCCGATAATCTGCTTTTTGTTGTAAATCCGATTGCTGGAGGACAAGATAAAGAACCTTTTTATAAGGCTTTATCTAAAATTGTCCAAAGACATAAATTCAATTATTCAATGTTCCACACTACTGGCGAGGATCAAGACGAGGTGGAAATTTTGCAGTTGTTGGATACTGGTCAATTCGCTAAGATCGTAGCTGTCGGAGGTGACGGAACTGTCAGAATGATAGCGAATTTGATTAAGGGCCGAAAAGAATCCATGGGTATAGTGCCTTTTGGCTCTGCTAATGGATTGGCGACTGAACTTATGATCTCAACGGATCCACTACAAGCTTTAGAGGTAATTGTGAGCAAAGGAGTCGTCAAGGCGGTTGATTTGTTGATGATAAATGAAAAACATTATTGTTTGCATTTGAGTGATGTGGGAATCAACGCTCAATTAATCAAGCGTTTTGAAGAAGACAGCAAAAGAGGTTTTTTGGCTTATGCGAAGCAATTTTTTAAGACTCTTCCATCATCGAAAAAAATACGGTACAGCATTATTGCCGATGGTGTGGAATTCAAGGGATCGGCTTTTATGATCGTATTTGCAAATGCGCAGAAATATGGCACGGGAGCTATTGTCAACCCACATGGAAAGTTGGATGATGGCAAATTCGAGATTTGCATATTGAAGACGCTTACGGCGATGACTTTACTGAGGTCGTTTGCTTCGATATTTATTCCTGACAAAGTCGACATGTCAGACATGAAGTTTATACAATGCGCGGAAGCGGAAGTGACGTTTAGAAAAAACAAGCCTCAAACTTTCCAGATAGATGGAGAATTAATGGAAGAGACCACCTCTTTGACGATGAAGTCTTTGAAAAATATTTTGAATTTGATCGTTCCTGACGATGCTCAAATGTTAGAGAGCTCTTTTGTCTGA
- a CDS encoding App1 family protein: protein MKSGSKTFITNNNGYFEACIPYEKLSDGWHTYKAEWQENETTTHAGIGEFLVLNKCESIIISDIDDTILKSYSTKILRKVFLQLTKNAFSRKPVKNISKIYKKWEVEQSKAFFYVSSSEWNLYDFLLDFSSINNFPKGVYLLKTLKKLSDLLRSGYGSHMHKYDKIEFLIEKFPKKRFVLIGDNTQHDPLIFFQALINHPKKIDAVFIHQAIKKQKATIHLQKYCKENQINFLLFNKSEELHERL, encoded by the coding sequence ATGAAATCAGGCTCAAAAACCTTCATTACCAATAACAATGGTTATTTCGAAGCTTGCATTCCTTACGAAAAGCTTTCTGACGGATGGCATACCTATAAAGCTGAATGGCAAGAAAATGAAACGACCACACATGCCGGTATAGGTGAATTTTTAGTATTGAATAAATGCGAAAGCATAATCATATCGGATATAGACGATACCATACTTAAATCCTATTCTACGAAAATCCTCAGAAAAGTATTTCTTCAACTAACCAAAAATGCCTTCAGCAGAAAACCTGTCAAAAACATCAGCAAAATATATAAAAAATGGGAAGTCGAGCAATCCAAAGCTTTTTTTTATGTGTCAAGCAGCGAGTGGAATCTGTACGACTTCTTACTGGACTTCAGCTCTATCAACAACTTTCCCAAAGGTGTATATTTGCTTAAAACATTGAAAAAGCTAAGCGATCTGCTTAGGTCAGGGTACGGCTCTCACATGCACAAATACGACAAAATTGAGTTTCTTATAGAAAAGTTTCCTAAAAAAAGATTTGTACTGATAGGCGATAATACTCAACACGATCCGCTTATTTTCTTTCAAGCGCTCATCAACCACCCAAAAAAAATAGATGCTGTATTCATCCATCAAGCGATAAAGAAACAAAAAGCGACAATTCACCTTCAAAAATATTGTAAGGAAAACCAGATCAATTTTTTATTGTTTAACAAGTCAGAGGAATTACATGAAAGACTATAG
- a CDS encoding YjjG family noncanonical pyrimidine nucleotidase has product MKNIKHIFFDLDHTLWDFDKNCQQTLEHLYDKHSMDSLAGFTPVDFVAKYMSVNKKMWTEYNLHQIDKETIRKTRFKIVLSELGVSPASIPSNINNEFLNICPRRGNLMPYAEEVLKALHSKYQLHILTNGFIDVQSIKMETSGISPYFNSVVTSEHCAYRKPHEEIFKYALKNAGANAEESIMIGDNLEADILGALNAGISAVYYNPNAIPHNVRPNFEISCLSELLKIF; this is encoded by the coding sequence ATGAAAAACATCAAGCACATTTTTTTTGATCTTGACCACACCTTATGGGACTTTGACAAAAACTGTCAACAAACTCTAGAACATCTTTACGACAAGCATTCTATGGATAGTTTGGCTGGGTTTACACCTGTGGATTTTGTCGCTAAATACATGAGTGTGAATAAAAAAATGTGGACTGAATACAACTTGCATCAGATAGACAAAGAAACAATCCGAAAAACTCGATTCAAGATCGTGCTTAGCGAACTAGGAGTTTCTCCCGCTTCAATTCCTTCAAATATCAACAACGAATTTTTAAATATCTGTCCAAGAAGAGGAAATTTAATGCCCTATGCAGAGGAAGTTCTAAAAGCATTGCACAGCAAATATCAACTTCATATCCTCACCAATGGATTTATTGATGTGCAAAGCATTAAAATGGAAACCAGTGGGATTTCTCCATATTTCAACTCTGTAGTGACATCAGAACATTGCGCTTACAGAAAGCCTCATGAAGAAATATTCAAATACGCATTGAAAAATGCAGGAGCAAATGCTGAAGAATCCATTATGATAGGCGACAATCTGGAAGCTGACATTCTTGGAGCCTTGAATGCCGGCATATCTGCTGTTTATTACAACCCCAATGCTATACCTCATAATGTAAGGCCTAATTTTGAAATATCATGCTTAAGCGAACTGCTTAAGATTTTCTAA
- a CDS encoding glycerophosphodiester phosphodiesterase family protein: protein MRNIILFFALLTFASCQNQGNYYFTLNNLNDTYELFSYVEKQSMPMVSAHRGGPYPGFPENCLETFEYNTQFGPTIIECDIATTKDDSLVLMHDNTLDRTTNGQGELGSKTYEEISKLYLVDNDGMKTNFKIPTYYQTLKWAKDKVFLTLDLKKGLSFEKVIDKVREMNMAPYCAIITYNVDDAQTVHKYAPELMISVTIIDKSDYFELKQAGIPDDRMIAFTGLSAQKPEFYSFLHEKGIRCMMATFGEIDKKAADGATTIYSELIDKGVDIIATDNPAEALIELRSKWESYSEFNKFVKFQ from the coding sequence ATGAGAAACATAATCCTATTTTTTGCTTTATTAACCTTTGCTTCTTGCCAGAATCAAGGTAATTACTATTTCACTCTGAACAATTTAAATGACACCTATGAACTCTTCTCATACGTAGAAAAACAATCCATGCCGATGGTCAGCGCTCACAGAGGAGGACCATATCCTGGATTTCCAGAAAATTGCCTTGAAACTTTCGAGTACAACACCCAATTTGGTCCAACCATTATTGAGTGCGATATCGCGACAACTAAAGACGACTCTTTAGTTCTTATGCATGACAACACTTTGGATCGCACTACAAATGGACAAGGAGAGCTTGGCTCGAAAACTTATGAGGAAATCAGTAAATTATATCTGGTTGACAATGATGGCATGAAAACGAATTTCAAAATACCCACCTATTACCAGACATTGAAATGGGCAAAGGATAAAGTATTTTTAACCTTGGATCTAAAAAAGGGGCTTTCTTTCGAAAAAGTTATTGATAAAGTAAGAGAAATGAACATGGCTCCTTACTGCGCTATCATAACTTACAATGTCGACGATGCCCAAACCGTTCACAAATACGCTCCTGAGTTAATGATCTCTGTTACCATCATAGACAAGAGCGATTATTTTGAGCTTAAACAAGCAGGTATTCCTGATGATAGAATGATTGCATTTACTGGTCTTTCAGCTCAAAAACCTGAATTTTACAGCTTCCTCCATGAAAAAGGAATCAGATGCATGATGGCTACATTTGGAGAAATAGATAAAAAAGCGGCTGATGGCGCCACAACAATCTACAGCGAACTCATAGATAAAGGAGTCGATATAATAGCAACTGATAATCCTGCCGAAGCCTTGATCGAATTAAGATCAAAATGGGAAAGTTATTCTGAATTCAACAAATTCGTCAAATTCCAATAA
- a CDS encoding glycerophosphodiester phosphodiesterase family protein — protein sequence MIKQIAIIIFISIIALACEKKKKYHFKLDTIEKTYELFTYDPKKSFPMVLAHRGGKYKGYPENAIESFEYMMQFSPMVIQCQLNYSADDSVFIFRDDTLSRTTNGIGNIHEMTYPELKRLELIDYLGNNTPYKIPTLSEMLDWANGRAFLIINPRHNIPFDRLLEQVKAHDALNYICIVARNVEEAMAIDSLDSTVMISVNLVDTTEYKRLHRTGVDPKRMIAYTGKKTKSEKYYYFMHGKGIMNIIKAAGKLDEKAKKTDDDLYIEMVQLGVDIISTDRPVEVSKELNFLIINSQSFPNFVEYK from the coding sequence ATGATTAAACAAATTGCCATCATTATATTCATCAGCATCATAGCCTTGGCTTGTGAAAAAAAGAAAAAGTATCACTTCAAGCTTGATACTATTGAGAAAACATACGAGTTGTTTACTTACGACCCTAAAAAGAGTTTTCCAATGGTTCTCGCTCACAGAGGAGGAAAATACAAAGGGTATCCGGAAAATGCTATCGAAAGCTTTGAATACATGATGCAATTCAGCCCTATGGTCATACAATGCCAATTGAATTATTCTGCTGACGACAGCGTTTTCATATTTCGCGATGACACGCTCTCCAGAACAACCAATGGCATAGGCAATATCCATGAAATGACTTATCCAGAATTGAAACGACTGGAACTAATCGACTATCTGGGCAATAACACCCCTTATAAAATACCGACATTATCCGAAATGCTCGACTGGGCCAATGGCAGAGCCTTCTTGATTATCAACCCAAGACACAATATCCCTTTTGACAGACTTTTAGAACAAGTCAAAGCACATGATGCCTTGAACTATATATGCATAGTTGCCAGAAACGTGGAAGAAGCCATGGCCATAGATTCTCTGGATTCCACCGTGATGATATCCGTAAACCTTGTCGACACCACAGAATACAAGAGACTTCACCGAACAGGCGTAGATCCCAAGAGAATGATTGCCTATACAGGGAAAAAGACAAAATCTGAAAAATACTACTATTTCATGCATGGCAAGGGTATCATGAATATCATCAAAGCAGCAGGAAAATTGGATGAAAAAGCAAAAAAAACAGATGATGATCTATATATCGAAATGGTCCAATTAGGCGTAGATATCATCTCAACGGACAGGCCCGTGGAAGTATCCAAAGAACTGAATTTTTTAATCATTAATAGTCAATCATTTCCTAATTTTGTTGAGTATAAATAA
- a CDS encoding GH92 family glycosyl hydrolase: MNIKSFIFSSVLSVGVMLQVAVMANVNSDSKVSREKPSDYVNPKIGTGGHGHTYPGATRPFGMVQLSPDTGIRGWDWCSGYHASDSSIIGFSHTHLSGTGGGDLGDILLMPYIGTTNVNPGTKADPDAGYRSRFEKKDEIAKAGYYSVILKDYGIKAELTTTPRAGFHKYTFPKSKEANIVLDLEHGIGDKSKETFIKVAGENEIEGLRRSQGWAKDQFVYFVAQFSKPIKNVELFIDDELSQDIQYVEGQSTKANIKFKTKKGESVLVKVGISAVSVDNARENLNTEISHWDFEKVVAESDEVWNGRLSAIEVEGNNEDDKEIFYTSMYHAMIVPNLFMDVNHEYRGMDGDIHTAEGFTYYTLFSLWDTFRATHPLYSIVAPENNNDFVKSMLTMYQQSGKLPIWELHGNETGTMIGYHSVPVIVDAILKGQTDANVELAYEAMKSSAMADDRGLYYLQKYGFIPHDEEANSVSKMVEYAFDDWCIAQIAKLLEKEDDYYYFVERAQAYKLLYDEQTSFLRGRDISGVWNPDFDPMAISTLGRGDYTEGNAWHYTFFAPQDVNGLIDLYGGKYGFEKKMDDMWEQEAVNDNEHAHDVTGLIGQYAHGNEPSHHAAYLYNYIGKPWKTQKWVAEIMATQYSTDRDGLSGNEDCGQMSSWYVLSAMGFYPVNPAQGDYIIGTPTFDKVTVNMSNGNQFVIQSNNLSKDNVYIQSAILNGLTFDKSYITHEQIKNGGLMSFKMGLTANRKWAASDQSSPVSTALAVGESMPESLTKLFMPYTVDKSRMFGDERIVELKTYDEGTEIFYTLDGTEPSVESFKYEEPIMLTSSTVLKAIAVKEGFAVSDVFETKFIKSIFKNNSSDAYPKISLTVPLSKPYDLKKEMLLDGMYGGSNFRSGNWAGIQQDDFEATIELEETTLVHSLGINFLECTSAWIFAPLEVEFLVSEDGVNFESVKLEQLEMPDDHTKISVRKFRSGVDKKVKFVRVKAKNPGILPKWHAGAGSGIWMFIDEIIIEG, from the coding sequence ATGAATATTAAGAGTTTCATTTTTTCCAGCGTATTGTCTGTTGGAGTGATGCTTCAAGTAGCTGTAATGGCTAATGTTAACTCTGACAGTAAAGTTTCAAGAGAGAAACCTAGTGATTATGTAAATCCTAAGATAGGTACGGGAGGACACGGCCATACTTATCCAGGGGCTACAAGACCCTTTGGGATGGTTCAATTGAGTCCTGATACAGGCATAAGAGGTTGGGATTGGTGTTCTGGCTATCATGCTTCGGATAGTTCAATTATAGGTTTTTCACATACTCACCTAAGTGGCACTGGTGGAGGTGATTTGGGTGACATTCTATTAATGCCTTATATTGGCACTACAAATGTGAATCCGGGAACAAAGGCAGATCCAGATGCTGGATACAGATCGCGATTTGAAAAGAAGGACGAAATTGCTAAAGCAGGATATTATTCAGTAATCTTGAAGGATTATGGAATAAAAGCGGAGTTGACTACTACTCCAAGAGCTGGATTTCATAAGTACACATTTCCAAAGTCTAAGGAAGCAAATATTGTCTTGGACCTTGAGCATGGCATAGGAGACAAGTCTAAAGAGACATTTATCAAAGTTGCAGGCGAGAATGAGATTGAAGGATTAAGAAGATCCCAAGGTTGGGCGAAAGACCAATTTGTTTACTTTGTGGCTCAATTCTCAAAACCGATAAAGAATGTCGAATTATTCATTGATGATGAGTTGTCACAAGATATCCAATATGTGGAGGGGCAAAGCACGAAAGCGAACATTAAGTTCAAGACTAAGAAAGGCGAAAGCGTATTGGTGAAAGTTGGTATTTCGGCGGTTAGCGTTGATAATGCCAGAGAGAATTTGAATACTGAGATTTCTCATTGGGATTTTGAGAAAGTCGTTGCCGAGTCTGATGAGGTTTGGAATGGCAGACTTAGCGCGATCGAGGTTGAAGGAAACAATGAAGACGATAAAGAGATATTTTATACTTCAATGTATCATGCCATGATTGTTCCGAATTTGTTCATGGATGTTAACCATGAGTATAGAGGCATGGATGGAGATATTCATACAGCGGAAGGTTTTACTTATTATACATTGTTCTCGTTGTGGGATACATTTAGAGCTACGCATCCTCTTTATTCTATCGTTGCTCCTGAGAATAACAATGATTTTGTAAAATCTATGTTGACGATGTATCAGCAAAGCGGAAAATTGCCAATATGGGAGTTGCATGGTAATGAGACAGGAACGATGATTGGTTATCATTCGGTTCCAGTAATTGTCGACGCTATTTTGAAAGGCCAAACAGACGCGAATGTTGAATTGGCTTACGAGGCGATGAAATCAAGTGCAATGGCTGATGATAGAGGTTTGTATTACTTGCAAAAATACGGATTCATTCCTCATGACGAAGAGGCGAACAGCGTTTCTAAAATGGTTGAGTATGCATTTGATGACTGGTGCATCGCTCAGATAGCTAAACTCTTGGAAAAAGAGGATGATTATTACTATTTCGTAGAAAGAGCGCAAGCTTATAAATTGCTTTATGATGAGCAGACGAGTTTCTTGAGAGGAAGGGATATCAGTGGAGTTTGGAATCCGGATTTTGATCCTATGGCAATATCAACGCTTGGCAGAGGTGATTATACTGAAGGCAACGCATGGCATTATACTTTCTTCGCTCCGCAAGATGTAAATGGATTGATCGATTTATACGGTGGAAAGTATGGATTTGAGAAAAAGATGGATGACATGTGGGAGCAAGAAGCTGTTAATGATAACGAACATGCCCATGACGTAACCGGTTTGATAGGTCAATATGCGCATGGCAATGAGCCAAGCCATCATGCCGCTTATCTTTACAATTATATCGGCAAGCCTTGGAAAACCCAAAAGTGGGTGGCTGAGATCATGGCTACTCAGTATAGCACCGATAGAGATGGATTGAGTGGAAATGAGGATTGCGGACAGATGTCATCTTGGTATGTGCTTTCTGCAATGGGCTTCTACCCAGTAAATCCTGCTCAAGGAGATTATATCATAGGCACTCCAACTTTTGATAAAGTGACGGTCAATATGAGCAATGGAAATCAATTTGTGATTCAGTCAAATAACTTGAGCAAAGACAATGTCTATATTCAAAGCGCTATCTTGAATGGCCTTACGTTTGACAAATCTTATATTACTCATGAGCAGATCAAAAATGGAGGTTTAATGAGCTTTAAGATGGGACTAACAGCTAATCGAAAGTGGGCGGCTTCAGATCAAAGCAGTCCAGTATCAACAGCTCTTGCCGTTGGAGAGTCTATGCCAGAGTCATTGACTAAGCTCTTTATGCCATATACTGTTGATAAATCCAGAATGTTTGGAGATGAAAGAATTGTTGAATTGAAAACATATGATGAAGGCACTGAAATCTTTTATACTTTGGATGGGACAGAGCCTTCGGTTGAATCTTTCAAATATGAAGAGCCGATCATGTTAACAAGCTCAACTGTCCTGAAAGCGATTGCTGTTAAAGAAGGCTTTGCCGTTAGCGATGTGTTTGAGACAAAATTTATAAAATCAATATTTAAAAATAACAGCAGTGATGCTTATCCTAAAATCAGTTTGACCGTGCCATTGTCGAAGCCTTATGATTTGAAAAAAGAAATGCTACTTGATGGTATGTACGGAGGAAGCAATTTTAGATCTGGCAACTGGGCAGGAATTCAACAAGATGATTTTGAGGCGACGATTGAATTGGAAGAAACAACTTTGGTTCACAGTCTAGGCATAAACTTTTTGGAATGCACAAGCGCTTGGATATTCGCTCCTCTTGAGGTTGAGTTTTTAGTATCTGAGGATGGTGTTAATTTTGAAAGTGTAAAATTGGAGCAACTGGAAATGCCTGACGATCATACGAAGATATCAGTAAGAAAATTTAGATCTGGAGTTGATAAAAAAGTCAAATTTGTGAGAGTGAAAGCTAAGAACCCAGGCATATTGCCGAAATGGCATGCGGGAGCTGGTTCAGGCATTTGGATGTTCATAGATGAAATAATTATCGAAGGCTAG